The following coding sequences lie in one Rutidosis leptorrhynchoides isolate AG116_Rl617_1_P2 chromosome 4, CSIRO_AGI_Rlap_v1, whole genome shotgun sequence genomic window:
- the LOC139904338 gene encoding membrane protein PM19L-like, giving the protein MAQTVGRNLAAPLLFLNLVMYFITLGFSAWCLNRFINGQTNHPSFGGNGATEFFLEFAILASVLGIVSKFAGGNHLRAWRNDSLAAAGSSSLVAWAVTVLAFGLACKEINVGGHRGWRLKMIEAFIIILTFTELLYVLLVHAGLYSSRYGPGYRDTDYGMGTHPADTGVKGTTGVGGTRV; this is encoded by the exons ATGGCACAAACAGTGGGAAGAAACTTGGCAGCACCATTGTTGTTTCTTAATTTGGTGATGTATTTTATAACTTTAGGGTTTTCAGCTTGGTGTCTTAATAGGTTTATTAATGGCCAAACTAATCATCCAA GTTTCGGTGGGAATGGTGCGACAGAGTTCTTTTTGGAGTTTGCAATATTGGCTTCCGTTCTTGGAATAGTGTCAAAGTTCGCCGGAGGTAATCATTTAAGGGCGTGGAGGAATGATAGTCTTGCGGCGGCCGGATCATCTTCTCTGGTGGCTTGGGCCGTTACTGTTCTTGCTTTCGG GTTGGCATGTAAGGAAATAAATGTAGGCGGTCACAGAGGTTGGAGGCTAAAGATGATAGAAGCATTTATCATAATCTTGACGTTCACCGAGCTTCTATACGTTTTGTTGGTGCACGCCGGGCTTTACAGCAGCCGATACGGGCCGGGTTACCGTGACACAGATTACGGTATGGGAACACATCCGGCGGATACCGGGGTTAAAGGAACAACCGGTGTGGGTGGTACTAGAGTCTAA